A genomic region of Solanum dulcamara chromosome 2, daSolDulc1.2, whole genome shotgun sequence contains the following coding sequences:
- the LOC129879169 gene encoding aspartic proteinase nepenthesin-1: MASSNFVYFILFLFVSSILFALQVSSTSRHVINNHNKGFKVSLKHVDSGGNFTKFERLQRAMARGKSRLQRLSPVANFATLSSNDLKSTIHAGNGEFLMQISIGSPSESYNAIMDTGSDLIWTQCKPCKECFDQSTPIFDPSKSSTFEKISCSNKLCEALPMSSCGDNNNCEYIYTYGDYSSSDGFLSSETFTFGKVVSIPNIAFGCGIDNEGSGFSQGAGLVGLGRGPLSLVSQLHMSRFSYCLTSINEDADSTSSTLLMGSIAHDDYNNIITTPLMKNPTQPSFYYLSLKGISVGDTQLPIKKSTFSLNQDGTGGMIIDSGTTITYLEESAFSLLKKEFSSQVNLPEDDSSSTGLDLCFKLPSNTNNIKVPKLIFHFEGADMDLPPDNYIIADSRMGVACLAMGSSSGMSIFGNVQQQNMMVIHDLDKETLSFVPTQCDKL; this comes from the exons ATGGCTTCATCAAACTTTGTCTATTTCATCCTATTTCTTTTTGTATCATCAATCTTGTTTGCTTTGCAAGTGAGTTCAACATCTAGACATGTTATCAACAACCATAATAAGGGGTTCAAAGTGAGCTTAAAACATGTTGATTCAGGTGGGAATTTCACAAAATTTGAACGTTTACAACGCGCGATGGCACGAGGGAAATCAAGGTTACAAAGGTTAAGCCCAGTGGCTAATTTTGCAACTTTATCGTCAAATGATTTAAAGTCAACAATTCATGCAGGAAATGGTGAGTTTTTAATGCAAATATCAATTGGTAGCCCAAGTGAGTCTTATAATGCAATAATGGATACTGGTAGTGATTTAATTTGGACTCAATGTAAGCCATGCAAAGAGTGTTTTGATCAATCAACACCAATTTTTGATCCATCAAAatcatcaacttttgaaaaaaTTTCATGTTCTAATAAACTTTGTGAAGCATTGCCAATGTCATCTTGTGGTGATAACAATAATTGTGAGTATATTTACACATATGGTGATTATTCATCAAGTGATGGTTTTTTGTCTAGTGAAACATTCACTTTTGGTAAAGTAGTTTCAATACCAAATATTGCATTTGGATGTGGAATTGACAATGAAGGTAGTGGATTCAGTCAAGGTGCGGGCTTAGTGGGCCTTGGAAGAGGTCCACTATCACTAGTCTCTCAACTCCACATGTCTAGATTCTCCTACTGTCTAACCTCCATTAACGAGGATGCTGACAGCACGAGCAGCACACTTCTCATGGGATCAATAGCACATGACGATTATAACAATATCATCACAACCCCATTAATGAAAAACCCAACGCAACCATCTTTTTACTATCTTTCATTAAAAGGAATATCTGTTGGGGATACTCAATTGCCCATCAAGAAATCCACATTTTCACTCAACCAAGATGGCACTGGAGGAATGATAATCGACTCTGGGACAACTATAACATATTTGGAAGAAAGTGCATTTAGTCTTCTCAAGAAAGAGTTTTCTTCACAG GTAAACCTTCCGGAGGATGATTCAAGCTCAACAGGACTAGATCTTTGTTTCAAATTGCCATCAAACACAAACAACATAAAAGTTCCCAAATTGATTTTCCATTTTGAAGGTGCAGACATGGATTTGCCTCCAGACAATTACATTATTGCTGATTCAAGAATGGGAGTTGCTTGTTTAGCTATGGGAAGTTCAAGTGGAATGTCAATATTTGGAAATGTTCAACAACAAAATATGATGGTCATTCATGATCTTGATAAAGAAACTTTATCATTTGTACCAACACAATGTGATAAATTATAG
- the LOC129881178 gene encoding uncharacterized protein At1g10890-like, producing MGRSISRSPSYSRRSRSPENRRRSRRRSRRDRSRSPYSSRRKSRSGTPHRRRSRSPATRRKRSRSPTTRRHRRRRSHSSSESPMPKSRSPSLTSTERKSAAEKLKKEEEEKKRLQLEAELKQLEEETAKRLEEEIRKRVEEKLSSEEVKLEIERRIEEGHRKLFEDVVVQLEKEKQAALTEARLKEEKARREREELDKMLEENRRRVQEAQRREALEAQRKEEERLRELELIQRQKEETALRKKLEEENLMKLSSKNKSRTNSIGL from the exons ATGGGACGGAGCATATCTCGGTCGCCGTCGTATTCTCGACGGTCTCGATCTCCGGAGAATCGTCGTCGAAGCAGACGCCGGAGCCGACGTGACCGAAGCCGCTCACCGTATTCCAGCAG GAGAAAGAGTCGCTCTGGTACCCCTCACCGCCGTCGGAGCCGTTCACCAGCTACAAGGCGTAAAAGAAGCCGGTCCCCGACAACTAGGCGTCACAGGAGACGACGAAGTCACAGCTCCTCAGAGTCTCCTATGCCCAAATCTCGAAGTCCTAGTCTTACATCCACTGAGCGTAAAAGTGCTgctgaaaaattgaaaaaagaagaagaagaaaagaaaag GCTACAGCTAGAGGCAGAACTCAAGCAATTAGAAGAGGAAACTGCAAAGAGATTGGAAGAAGAAATAAGGAAAAGGGTCGAGGAAAAGTTAAGTTCAGAGGAAGTTAAGCTGGAAATAGAGAGAAGAATagaagaaggacatagaaaaCTGTTTGAAGATGTAGTAGTTCAActtgaaaaagaaaagcaagCTGCTCTTACAGAGGCAAGGCTAAAAGAA GAAAAAGCacgaagagagagagaggagctgGACAAAATGCTTGAGGAGAATCGGAGGAGGGTACAAGAGGCTCAAAGGAGAGAGGCTCTTGAGGCGCAGCGAAAAGAGGAAGAGCGACTTCGGGAGTTAGAGCTTATTCAAAGACAAAAGGAGGAGACTGCTCTAAGGAAAAAACTTGAGGAAGAAAATCTGATGAAACTATCAAGCAAAAATAAATCTAGGACCAACTCGATTGGTCTATAA
- the LOC129879186 gene encoding ABC transporter G family member 5, giving the protein MKKQGCEIEAIGINYTIYTQKRETPFIFFSRKQHQKCIKGVQELHEVKEVEKGSNNPNATRHVLKDVSCRAKTGEILAIVGPSGAGKSTFLEVLAGKIEPESGSIFVNQKPVDKARFKKISGYVTQKDTLFPLLTVEETLSFSAKLRLKLPAKELSSRVKCLIQELGLEHVAGARIGDDRIRGISGGERRRVSIGVELIHDPGVLILDEPTSGLDSNSALQIIDMLKTMAVTRGRTIILSIHQPCFRIMKLFNSILLLSNGTILHHGTIEQLSLRLILMGLDLPLHVNILEFAIESIDIIQKQNHTLLPQSALMIKNSGKFTLQQLFQESKLINEGSLSMSMSMPIHVGNEFPSGFANSSLQEIVILTIRFWKIIYRTKELFGFKTLQMLLSGLVLGSIFYNLEDDLVGAQARVGLFAFILTYLLSSTTEALPIFLQEREILMKETCCGSYRVSSYAIANSLVYLPFLLILALLFSTPLYWMVGLNKEFMAFMNFLLLIWLILYTANSIVVCCSALVPNFIIGNSLVCGMMGSCALFSGYFVSKNEIPNYWIVMHYVSLFKYPFEGFLINEFSGSGKCLQYMFGICLASGEQVLKEEGYGGEESRRKNLLIMVCYILLYRFISYLILRIRCSQGGFKRIKF; this is encoded by the coding sequence ATGAAGAAACAAGGTTGTGAAATTGAAGCAATAGGCATAAACTACACAATCTATACACAAAAAAGAGAaaccccttttattttttttagcagAAAACAACACCAAAAGTGTATAAAAGGAGTTCAAGAATTGCATGAAGTGAAGGAAGTTGAAAAGGGAAGTAATAATCCAAATGCTACAAGGCATGTGCTTAAGGATGTGAGTTGCAGAGCAAAAACAGGTGAAATTCTAGCTATTGTTGGTCCAAGTGGTGCTGGAAAGTCTACTTTTTTAGAAGTTTTAGCAGGGAAGATTGAACCAGAAAGTGGATCCATTTTTGTGAACCAAAAACCAGTTGATAAAGCAAGGTTCAAGAAGATTTCAGGTTATGTTACACAAAAGGACACTCTGTTTCCTCTGTTAACTGTTGAAGAAACTTTAAGTTTTAGTGCAAAACTAAGGTTAAAACTTCCAGCTAAAGAGTTGAGCTCAAGAGTCAAATGTTTGATTCAAGAACTTGGTTTAGAACATGTTGCTGGTGCTAGGATTGGTGATGATCGAATTCGAGGGATTTCAGGTGGTGAAAGAAGGAGAGTTTCTATTGGAGTTGAACTGATCCATGATCCTGGAGTCCTGATTCTTGATGAGCCAACTTCAGGACTTGACAGTAATTCAGCATTGCAGATCATTGACATGCTTAAAACCATGGCTGTTACTCGTGGTCGAACGATAATTCTTAGTATTCATCAGCCATGTTTCAGGATCATGAAGTTGTTCAACTCTATCCTACTTTTGTCTAATGGTACAATCTTGCATCATGGAACCATTGAACAACTTAGTTTAAGGTTGATCTTAATGGGGTTAGACCTTCCCCTTCATGTCAACATCCTTGAATTCGCCATAGAATCGATTGACATAATCCAGAAACAGAACCACACATTGCTACCTCAGTCAGCACTCATGATCAAGAATTCAGGTAAGTTCACTCTGCAGCAACTCTTTCAAGAATCTAAACTGATAAATGAAGGGTCTTTGTCTATGTCTATGTCTATGCCTATTCACGTTGGTAATGAATTCCCAAGTGGCTTTGCAAATTCAAGTTTGCAAGAGATTGTGATCCTCACAATCAGGTTCTGGAAAATCATATACAGAACAAAGGAGCTTTTTGGTTTTAAGACACTACAAATGTTACTCTCAGGACTTGTGTTAGGATCAATATTTTACAATCTTGAAGATGATTTAGTTGGAGCACAAGCAAGAGTTGGCTTATTTGCATTCATCTTGACATATCTGTTGTCAAGCACAACAGAAGCATTACCAATATTCTTGCAAGAAAGGGAAATACTAATGAAAGAAACTTGTTGTGGGAGTTATAGAGTTTCATCCTATGCTATAGCCAACAGCCTTGTCTACTTGCCATTTCTGTTGATTCTTGCATTGCTTTTCTCAACCCCATTATACTGGATGGTTGGTTTAAACAAAGAGTTTATGGCATTCATGAACTTTTTGTTACTAATTTGGCTCATTCTATACACAGCAAACTCAATTGTTGTGTGCTGTAGTGCCTTAGTACCAAACTTCATCATTGGGAACTCATTAGTTTGTGGTATGATGGGATCATGTGCATTGTTCTCTGGTTACTTTGTTTCAAAGAATGAGATACCAAATTATTGGATTGTGATGCATTATGTATCACTTTTTAAGTACCCTTTTGAAGGGTTCTTGATTAATGAGTTTTCTGGTTCTGGAAAGTGCTTACAATACATGTTTGGGATATGTTTGGCTAGTGGTGAACAAGTACTAAAAGAGGAAGGATATGGTGGTGAAGAAAGTAGAAGGAAGAATTTGCTCATTATGGTTTGTTATATCTTGCTTTataggttcatttcttatctaATTCTTAGAATTAGATGTTCTCAAGGAGGATTCAAAAGAATCAAATTTTAA
- the LOC129879202 gene encoding NAC domain-containing protein 104-like, whose product MMMMDGQRVGDLPPGFSFDPTDEELVLYYLKSKIAANLTFNIPHIDFSSSDPRQLNERTLWSKNQWYFFSQVKENNNRATGRGYWKELNMNEPIILKHCGQNEEIIGTKKYFVYYITTTTIHEQIQTNWIMEEFHLSKSFNKRQNDKLLEWVVCRVHESKKDSEGINCDDDEVELSALDEVFLSLDDEQEQEEISFPYNSIY is encoded by the exons atgatgatgatggatGGTCAAAGGGTTGGTGATCTTCCACCAGGATTTAGTTTTGATCCAACGGATGAAGAGCTTGTTTTGTATTATCTAAAAAGTAAAATAGCTGCAAATTTGACCTTCAATATTCCTCATattgatttttcttcttctgatCCTCGCCAACTCAATG AAAGGACGTTGTGGAGCAAAaaccaatggtattttttcagCCAAGTGAAGGAAAATAATAATCGAGCTACAGGAAGAGGATATTGGAAGGAACTAAATATGAATGAGCCAATTATACTCAAACATTGTGGTCAAAACGAAGAAATAATTGGAACAAAGAAGTACTTTGTGTACtatattactactactactattcaTGAGCAAATACAAACCAATTGGATTATGGAAGAATTCCACCTCTCTAAATCCTTCAACAAGAGACAAAATGACAAGCTATTG gAATGGGTTGTATGTAGAGTACATGAATCAAAAAAGGATTCTGAAGGGATAAATTGTGATGATGATGAAGTTGAGCTCTCAGCTTTGGATGAAGTTTTTTTATCATTGGATGATGAACAAGAACAAGAGGAAATAAGTTTCCCATACAACTCGATATACTAA
- the LOC129881179 gene encoding 2-oxoisovalerate dehydrogenase subunit alpha 2, mitochondrial-like, with the protein MALFLSKSRKLICLKPRIGFLSSVYHYHTLISPNLRTPFRILGLNHPHFVSSRFESTKAQTQLNPMHSIDHDSKVLNFPGGEVKFTSHLNFISEKREERVNCYRVLDDDGYPITSNFAQIEKEVALKLYADMVTLQTMDTIFYEAQRQGRISFYVTTLGEEAINIASAAALKTDDFIFPQYRESGVLLWRGFTIQEFANQLFGNKNDYGKGRQMPVHYGSNKHNYITVASTVATQLPHAVGAAYALKMDAKNACTIVYFGDGGSSTGDFHAALNFAAVLDAPVIFFCRNNGFAISTHVNEQFRSDGVVTKGQGYGIRSIRVDGNDALAVFTAVHEARKMAVNEHKPVLVEALTYRAGHHSTSDDSTKYRPANEIEWWRTARDPVSRFRKWIEREGWLNSQVESELRSNIRKQVLQAIQVAEKQEKPPIKDVFTDVYDVCPTNLQEQEMSIRETIRRHPQDYPTDVPF; encoded by the exons ATGGCTCTGTTCTtgtcaaaatcaagaaaattgatCTGTTTGAAACCCAGGATTGGATTTTTATCTTCTGTTTATCATTATCATACACTTATATCACCAAATCTGAGAACCCCATTTCGAATTCTTGGTTTAAATCATCCCCATTTTGTCTCTTCTCGTTTTGAATCAACCAAAGCTCAAACACAGTTGAATCCCATGCACAGTATTGATCATGATTCCAAG GTCCTCAATTTCCCTGGAGGTGAGGTCAAATTCACCTCACATTTGAACTTTATTTCTGAAAAAAGGGAGGAGAGAGTAAACTGCTACCGGGTCCTTGATGATGATGGTTACCCAATCACTAGCAATTTTGCACAG ATTGAAAAGGAAGTTGCATTGAAATTATATGCTGATATGGTCACACTTCAAACAATGGATACAATCTTTTATGAAGCACAAAGACAAGGACGAATATCTTTCTATGTTACCACACTTGGAGAAGAAGCTATCAACATTGCATCAGCTGCTGCACTTAAGACGGACGATTTCATCTTTCCACAG TATAGGGAGTCCGGAGTTCTATTATGGAGAGGGTTTACCATTCAAGAATTCGCCAATCAGTTGTTTGGAAACAAAAACGATTATGGAAAAGGCAGGCAGATGCCTGTCCACTATGGATCTAATAAGCACAATTATATTACTGTTGCATCAACAGTAGC TACTCAGCTTCCACATGCTGTTGGTGCTGCATATGCTCTAAAGATGGACGCGAAAAATGCATGTACAATTGTATATTTTGGAGATGGAGGCTCTAGTACG GGAGATTTTCATGCTGCTCTAAACTTTGCCGCCGTGTTAGATGCACCAGTTATCTTTTTCTGCCGGAACAATGGTTTTGCAATAAGCACACATGTTAATGAGCAGTTTCGAA GTGATGGTGTGGTTACCAAAGGACAGGGCTATGGAATTCGTAGTATTCGTGTGGATGGTAACGATGCTCTTGCTGTTTTCACCGCTGTCCACGAGGCACGAAAAATGGCTGTTAATGAACATAAACCTGTTCTTGTTGAG GCTCTTACTTATAGAGCAGGACATCATTCAACCTCAGATGACTCAACCAAATATCGTCCAGCTAACGAAATCGAATGGTGGAGAACAGCAAGAGACCCTGTAAGCAGATTTAGGAAATGGATTGAAAGGGAAGGCTGGTTGAACTCTCAGGTTGAATCCGAACTTCGCAGTAATATCAGGAAGCAG GTATTGCAAGCCATTCAAGTTGCAGAAAAACAAGAGAAGCCCCCAATTAAGGATGTATTTACAGATGTATATGATGTTTGTCCAACCAACCTCCAAGAACAGGAAATGTCTATTCGTGAAACAATCAGAAGACATCCACAGGATTATCCTACTGATGTTCCTTTCTAG